From Pigmentibacter ruber, a single genomic window includes:
- the tssE gene encoding type VI secretion system baseplate subunit TssE, which translates to MMRLVEENHSFKDIVFSVKNNIDYILNTRNTLSVDEFISLSRHEVNSSNFGLPNINRLTLANENDKENLCLCIQKALNYFEPRFRNLEVKFQNYLRYKRVAQISVSGSIDAQNTTINLFLHVSVWKFNCE; encoded by the coding sequence ATGATGCGTTTGGTAGAAGAAAATCATTCTTTCAAAGATATTGTATTTTCTGTAAAAAATAATATTGATTATATTCTTAATACTAGAAATACTTTATCCGTCGACGAATTTATTTCTCTATCTCGGCACGAAGTTAACTCTTCAAACTTTGGTTTACCAAATATCAATCGCCTAACATTAGCAAATGAAAATGACAAAGAAAATTTATGTCTTTGTATTCAAAAAGCGCTCAATTATTTTGAACCACGGTTTCGAAATTTAGAAGTAAAATTTCAAAACTATTTACGTTACAAAAGAGTTGCACAAATTAGTGTAAGTGGAAGTATTGATGCACAAAATACAACAATTAATTTATTTTTACATGTTTCTGTATGGAAATTTAACTGCGAGTAA
- the vgrG gene encoding type VI secretion system tip protein VgrG, which produces MKLDIYSINKNSSGYTLKASFYKRESKILEMGLCDFSMHETISRLSYMTFYVNLTIAQLKELNKKLKLDTDKISHFFYFFKVHIQIYNSLGIPIREFSAFIDQVSVDDMSYSNSKRISFTAFPLPYFMSKIDSYRVYIDKKVEDIIKDVFKDFKAMSFTEYVPKFKLQKPRNTKRLNCVQNGETDWDFILRLIDEEDWNFIFKHKNKEHEMIIFDDIKLLETFIDNPKARKISLNIEDKADALQQSETNPLKDFIQFQNDRISQISFENSGAPISIKAFDHDHRNYGKILFNEAKTKSTEEYLLKGKKISGFDGLKKYKDKGALAAFVDAKSEEMNKKENSLHKLAYGETNNLTIYLGSLITANYSSFDKRPVSGSVHQINSYCVNSFTFHLQFIGSSDFEFSNSISMHPKKVTYKSKFIYNRNYIDGTITAKVFGEEKELNIDEDYFIKILLPWQYDNFTDKSKFLYARYMSPWANNKYGVFAIPRGIEEVLLVFEDGDPDLPIVIGGVYNHKRPAPIDIKKKKHVFAIYDQPSKNKKNNFFEMDHQTSTVNLAAAQHMKIRSFGDHLTQSKWKMEMITAKNMLSKSKEQMEFKADKNMLHDAKEHMEVLTEKYYNLKAKEQIEFKTEKNMLHESKEHMELSTQKNFSLQAVEDIQITTDKNINIKAGDEITIKVGSSVIKLDKSGNISVTGSKITLKGKMGELEIK; this is translated from the coding sequence TTGAAACTTGACATTTATTCAATTAATAAAAACTCTTCTGGTTATACATTAAAAGCTTCTTTTTATAAAAGAGAAAGTAAGATTTTAGAAATGGGACTATGTGATTTTTCGATGCATGAAACTATTAGTCGTCTTTCTTATATGACCTTTTATGTAAACTTAACTATAGCTCAATTAAAAGAATTAAATAAAAAACTAAAACTAGATACAGACAAAATTTCACATTTTTTTTATTTTTTTAAAGTCCATATCCAAATTTATAATTCTTTAGGAATACCAATTAGAGAGTTTTCTGCCTTCATTGATCAGGTTTCTGTTGATGACATGTCCTATTCTAATAGCAAAAGAATTTCATTTACTGCATTTCCTTTGCCTTATTTTATGTCAAAAATAGACTCTTATAGAGTTTATATTGATAAAAAAGTTGAAGATATTATTAAAGATGTTTTCAAAGACTTTAAAGCTATGTCTTTTACTGAATATGTCCCAAAATTTAAATTACAAAAACCAAGAAATACAAAAAGACTGAACTGTGTCCAAAATGGAGAAACAGACTGGGATTTTATTTTACGCTTAATTGATGAAGAAGACTGGAATTTTATTTTTAAACACAAAAATAAAGAACATGAAATGATCATCTTTGATGACATTAAACTCCTTGAAACTTTTATTGATAACCCTAAAGCAAGAAAAATTAGCTTAAATATTGAGGACAAAGCTGATGCTTTGCAACAGTCTGAAACAAACCCTTTAAAGGACTTTATTCAATTTCAAAACGATCGCATTTCCCAAATTTCTTTTGAAAACTCTGGCGCTCCTATTTCTATCAAAGCTTTCGATCATGATCATCGAAATTACGGAAAAATTCTTTTTAATGAAGCAAAAACAAAATCTACCGAAGAATATCTCTTAAAAGGAAAAAAAATTTCTGGCTTTGATGGTCTAAAAAAATACAAAGACAAAGGTGCTCTTGCTGCTTTCGTCGATGCAAAATCCGAAGAAATGAATAAAAAAGAAAACTCTCTCCATAAATTGGCTTATGGCGAAACAAACAACCTCACCATTTACTTAGGATCTTTAATTACAGCTAATTACAGTTCTTTTGACAAAAGGCCTGTGTCTGGCTCTGTTCATCAGATTAACTCTTACTGTGTCAATAGCTTTACTTTTCATCTCCAATTTATTGGTAGCTCTGATTTTGAATTCTCTAATTCTATTTCTATGCACCCGAAAAAAGTTACTTATAAATCTAAATTTATCTACAATCGAAATTACATTGATGGCACTATCACCGCAAAAGTTTTTGGTGAAGAAAAAGAATTAAATATAGATGAAGACTACTTTATTAAAATACTTCTTCCCTGGCAATATGATAACTTTACCGATAAATCTAAATTTCTCTATGCGCGTTACATGTCCCCTTGGGCTAATAACAAATATGGGGTCTTTGCTATTCCTCGCGGTATTGAAGAAGTTTTACTTGTATTTGAAGATGGTGACCCTGACCTCCCTATCGTCATTGGGGGCGTTTATAACCATAAAAGACCTGCTCCTATCGATATTAAAAAGAAAAAACATGTCTTTGCTATCTATGACCAACCTTCAAAAAATAAAAAGAACAATTTCTTTGAAATGGATCATCAAACTTCTACTGTTAATTTAGCTGCCGCTCAACACATGAAAATCCGTTCCTTTGGTGATCACCTGACCCAATCCAAATGGAAAATGGAAATGATCACCGCTAAAAACATGCTTTCTAAATCCAAAGAACAAATGGAATTTAAAGCTGATAAAAATATGCTCCATGATGCTAAGGAACATATGGAGGTCTTGACTGAGAAATATTATAATTTAAAAGCAAAAGAACAAATTGAATTTAAGACAGAAAAAAATATGCTGCATGAATCCAAAGAACATATGGAATTAAGTACGCAAAAAAACTTTTCACTACAAGCTGTCGAAGATATTCAAATAACAACGGATAAAAATATAAACATAAAAGCAGGTGATGAAATTACTATTAAAGTTGGTTCAAGTGTAATTAAACTAGACAAAAGCGGAAATATTTCTGTTACAGGAAGTAAAATTACTTTAAAAGGCAAAATGGGTGAATTAGAAATTAAATAA
- a CDS encoding type VI secretion system protein TssA, with product MFDINIENFFKPIDSNSICGIDMSSSDKFLEVRDLRIELQQNEVNQTKDEWSYKRKSATYQTLADMCENILKSVSKDLIVNTFYIEALFKTDSLYGVAHGLKVYQGLCEQYWNELYPTLDPDFLELRAKPFKLLQNCLFRSLSSFIIAEDNDTKITLHQFFEESNSVKLAQLSQKTETSLSKQKAEYLAKNVETIENIVESLDKICEYSNVLNDDEIDLLACEKVLKKALKLYQSAYDKLATAKLAEDSSTSSQQAALPLTIETTKEDPALNIIKQVNKENSASEATLVHNEAVISFQAGQIQFKTQADAYLAIEKAVHFLLEQDPQALVPNLIQKQLNYRTQSIADVLYELNEISAGKHSLIKFFE from the coding sequence ATGTTTGATATTAATATTGAGAATTTTTTTAAACCAATTGATTCTAATTCCATTTGCGGAATTGACATGAGCTCGTCCGATAAATTTTTAGAAGTACGTGACTTGCGAATTGAATTACAACAAAATGAAGTTAATCAAACAAAAGACGAATGGTCATATAAAAGAAAATCAGCGACCTATCAAACTCTTGCTGATATGTGTGAAAATATTTTAAAAAGTGTTTCCAAAGATCTCATTGTAAATACATTTTACATTGAGGCACTTTTTAAAACAGATTCCCTATATGGGGTAGCTCATGGTTTAAAAGTATATCAAGGATTATGCGAACAATATTGGAATGAATTGTATCCAACTCTTGATCCCGATTTTTTAGAATTAAGAGCAAAACCATTTAAGTTACTGCAAAACTGTTTATTTCGATCCTTATCTAGTTTTATCATAGCGGAAGATAATGATACTAAAATAACACTGCATCAATTTTTTGAAGAATCAAACTCAGTAAAATTAGCACAATTAAGTCAGAAAACAGAAACTAGTTTAAGTAAACAAAAAGCTGAATATTTAGCAAAAAATGTAGAAACAATTGAAAACATAGTTGAAAGTCTTGATAAAATTTGTGAATATTCTAATGTATTAAATGATGATGAAATAGACTTACTTGCTTGTGAAAAAGTATTAAAAAAAGCTTTAAAACTTTATCAAAGTGCTTATGACAAATTAGCGACAGCTAAACTTGCGGAAGACAGCTCAACTTCAAGCCAACAAGCTGCTCTACCTTTAACTATAGAAACTACAAAAGAAGATCCTGCTTTAAACATTATTAAACAAGTTAACAAAGAAAATTCCGCCAGTGAAGCTACGCTCGTTCATAACGAAGCAGTTATATCTTTTCAAGCTGGACAAATTCAATTTAAAACTCAAGCCGATGCTTATCTTGCCATTGAAAAAGCCGTTCATTTTTTACTTGAGCAAGATCCTCAAGCTTTAGTACCTAATTTAATTCAAAAGCAATTAAATTATCGTACCCAAAGTATTGCAGATGTCCTTTATGAACTAAATGAAATTAGTGCCGGTAAACATTCTTTGATAAAGTTTTTTGAATAA